In Rhizobium gallicum bv. gallicum R602sp, the following proteins share a genomic window:
- the tssL gene encoding type VI secretion system protein TssL, long form has protein sequence MKNERSANWQDLPTVVEITEAGVKKTQSARKMAELLDDALDVKDIIPGIPNDRGEAGIGGLSLEALVRDFRFGGEEVPTIVRSAAPLLNLAHAIRYSDAQPDVDQLRRVTIEAVGRYERDLAAARISPERARAAHYIVCATVDDVVLSKPWGVRTGWARSGLVSTFHMDVTGGDRVFDLLDHFHQSPGANKDLLLLIYLCLSLAFEGRTRVSTRGTLELGRIRDSLYKTLLGQYGVFERELSPHWRGVSARHTPLRTAVALWTLLCALVLLFALGYLFFTLSLNRASDGTFERLASLPPRETPSVLIEPPEPPAAPPKAQVETPPVPKVVIAPPVKPPQPSRLDNLLAFLQPEVERKLVTLSNDDGRLRVRINNSGLFETGSAEVSSQFRGLLERIGGALAAEKFRAVVVGYTDNVPIRTIQFPSNWHLSEARARSVGEIFAAYTGPGAILTDGRADSDPIASNDTPQGREINRRTEILVLTDPRERLNDAGMNAPVPGGTDNGPATSAAGGKSP, from the coding sequence ATGAAGAACGAACGGTCTGCAAATTGGCAGGATCTGCCAACCGTGGTCGAGATCACCGAAGCCGGCGTCAAGAAGACGCAATCGGCACGGAAGATGGCGGAACTGCTCGATGATGCCCTCGACGTCAAGGACATCATTCCGGGCATCCCCAACGACCGCGGAGAAGCGGGTATCGGCGGCTTGTCCTTAGAAGCACTGGTGCGCGACTTCCGCTTCGGCGGCGAGGAAGTTCCAACCATCGTGCGTTCGGCCGCACCGCTTCTCAATCTCGCGCACGCGATCCGCTACAGTGACGCCCAGCCGGATGTCGACCAGCTGCGCCGTGTGACAATCGAGGCAGTCGGCCGTTACGAACGTGACCTTGCGGCAGCCCGCATCAGCCCTGAGCGGGCCCGTGCAGCCCATTATATCGTTTGCGCGACGGTCGACGACGTGGTTCTCAGCAAACCCTGGGGCGTGCGCACCGGATGGGCGCGCTCCGGACTTGTTTCCACCTTCCATATGGACGTGACGGGTGGTGATCGCGTCTTCGATCTTCTTGACCATTTCCATCAAAGCCCGGGCGCCAACAAGGACCTGCTGCTCTTGATCTATCTCTGCCTGTCTCTGGCCTTCGAGGGGCGAACCCGCGTTTCGACGCGCGGCACGCTGGAGCTCGGTCGCATCCGAGACAGCCTCTATAAGACGCTGCTCGGTCAGTACGGCGTTTTCGAACGGGAACTGTCGCCGCATTGGCGCGGCGTTTCCGCTCGCCATACCCCGCTTCGTACCGCCGTCGCTCTGTGGACCTTGCTTTGCGCCCTCGTCCTTCTTTTCGCCCTCGGCTATCTCTTCTTCACGCTTTCGCTGAACCGCGCCTCGGACGGCACCTTCGAGCGGCTTGCCTCGCTGCCGCCGCGCGAGACGCCGAGCGTCTTGATCGAGCCGCCGGAACCGCCCGCTGCTCCGCCCAAGGCACAGGTCGAGACGCCGCCGGTGCCGAAGGTCGTGATCGCCCCGCCGGTCAAGCCGCCGCAACCAAGCCGCCTCGACAACCTGCTCGCCTTCCTCCAGCCAGAGGTGGAGCGCAAGCTGGTGACGCTTTCCAATGACGACGGCAGGCTCCGGGTCCGCATAAACAATTCAGGTCTCTTCGAAACCGGCAGCGCCGAGGTCAGCAGCCAGTTCCGCGGCCTTCTGGAGCGCATCGGCGGTGCACTGGCGGCAGAAAAATTCCGCGCCGTCGTCGTCGGCTATACCGACAACGTGCCGATCCGGACAATCCAGTTTCCGTCGAACTGGCACCTTTCGGAAGCGCGCGCCCGCTCCGTCGGCGAAATCTTTGCCGCTTATACCGGTCCCGGCGCGATTTTGACGGATGGCCGCGCCGATAGCGATCCGATTGCCAGCAACGACACGCCGCAGGGCCGTGAGATCAACCGGCGCACCGAAATCCTCGTGCTCACGGACCCCCGTGAACGACTGAACGATGCGGGCATGAATGCGCCTGTACCGGGCGGGACCGATAATGGCCCTGCCACATCCGCAGCAGGAGGCAAGTCTCCGTGA